One Spinacia oleracea cultivar Varoflay chromosome 4, BTI_SOV_V1, whole genome shotgun sequence DNA segment encodes these proteins:
- the LOC110792932 gene encoding chloroplast stem-loop binding protein of 41 kDa b, chloroplastic: MASRLVVVQQHQPSSLAFLHSSLSSDFNGCRLTHSVQFKRNVVQPKGALHVTASSAKKILIMGGTRFIGLFLSRLLVKEGHQVTLFTRGKAPIAQQLPGESEAEFADFSSKIQHLKGDRQDFDFVKSSLSAEGYDVVYDINGREAVEVEPILDALPKLEQYIYCSSAGVYLKSDLMPHCEVDAVDPKSRHKGKLDTESLLQTRGVNWTALRPVYIYGPLNYNPVEEWFFHRLKAGRPIPIPGSGIQITSLGHVKDLADAFVRVLGNDVASGQVYNISGDKYVTFDGLAKACAKAGGFPEPEIIHYNQKEYDFGKKKAFPFRDQHFFASIEKAKKELGWKPEFDLVEGLTDSYNLDFGRGTFRKAADFSTDDMILGKTLATV, translated from the exons ATGGCAAGCAGATTGGTGGTTGTTCAACAACATCAACCTTCTTCTTTGGCATTCCTtcattcttctctctcctctgactTTAATGGCTGCAGACTCACTCACTCTGTTCAG TTCAAGAGAAATGTAGTGCAACCAAAAGGAGCATTACATGTTACAGCATCAAGTGCCAAGAAAATCCTTATTATGGGAGGCACCCGATTCATTGGTTTATTCTTGTCAAGACTCCTTGTCAAGGAAGGACATCAG GTGACTCTATTTACAAGAGGAAAAGCACCAATTGCCCAACAGTTGCCTGGTGAATCAGAAGCTGAATTTGCTGATTTTTCATCCAAG ATCCAGCACTTGAAAGGTGACAGACAGGATTTTGATTTCGTCAAAAGCAGCCTGTCTGCTGAAGGCTATGATGTTGTTTACGACATAAATG GGAGAGAGGCAGTTGAGGTAGAACCAATATTGGACGCGCTTCCAAAGCTAGAACA ATATATTTACTGCTCCTCGGCTGGTGTCTACCTTAAATCAGACCTCATGCCACATTGTGAG GTAGATGCTGTTGATCCGAAGAGTAGGCACAAGGGAAAGCTTGACACAGAGAGCTTGCTTCAGACAAGGGGGGTAAATTGGACTGCTTTAAGACCTGTATACATCTATGGTCCATTGAACTACAACCCTGTCGAAGAATGGTTCTTCCACCGACTCAAAGCTGGCCGCCCAATTCCTATCCCTGGTTCAGGAATTCAAATTACCAGTCTTGGTCATGTTAAG GATTTGGCAGATGCTTTCGTACGTGTTCTTGGAAACGACGTAGCAAGCGGGCAAGTCTACAACATTTCTGGAGACAAGTATGTAACCTTTGATGGACTAGCAAAGGCGTGTGCTAAG GCTGGTGGATTTCCAGAACCTGAGATAATCCATTACAACCAAAAGGAGTATGATTTTGGCAAAAAGAAGGCTTTCCCCTTCCGTGACCAG CATTTCTTTGCATCAATCGAAAAGGCGAAGAAAGAACTTGGATGGAAACCAGAGTTCGACTTGGTGGAAGGTCTTACAGACTCATACAACCTTGACTTTGGAAGGGGAACATTCAGGAAAGCAGCTGATTTCTCTACAGATGACATGATTTTGGGCAAGACCCTTGCTACTGTCTAG
- the LOC110792920 gene encoding galactinol synthase 2-like gives MASKQVNYISLETMMMTSKEDHTQMRAFVTFLAGDGDYVKGVVGLAKGLRKAKSRYPLVVAVLPDVPEEHRNILVSQGCVVREIEPVYPPENQTQFAMAYYVINYSKLRIWEFVEFSKMIYLDGDIQLFDNIDHLFDLPDGNLYAVMDCFCEKTWSHTPQFQIGYCQQSPNKVQWAEEQLGPRPSLYFNAGMFVFEPKMSIYHDLLNNLKLTQPTPFAEQDFLNMYFKDIYKPIPPIYNLVLAMLWRHPENIELNKAKVVHYCAAGSKPWRYTGMEANMEREDIKILVKKWWEIYDDESLDYKPEEARLQLLKAALSEFSNDYYMLAPSAA, from the exons ATGGCTTCAAAACAAGTGAATTATATTAGTCTAGAAACCATGATGATGACGAGTAAGGAAGATCACACTCAAATGAGAGCCTTTGTGACATTTTTGGCCGGCGACGGCGACTATGTCAAGGGAGTTGTAGGGCTTGCTAAGGGCTTAAGGAAAGCCAAAAGCCGGTATCCCCTCGTGGTGGCGGTTTTGCCCGACGTGCCCGAGGAACACCGTAACATATTGGTGTCACAAGGTTGTGTTGTTCGTGAAATTGAGCCGGTTTATCCACCGGAAAACCAGACTCAGTTTGCAATGGCTTATTATGTCATTAACTACTCCAAGCTAAGGATTTGGgag TTTGTGGAGTTTAGCAAAATGATATACTTGGATGGTGATATCCAACTATTTGACAACATTGACCACCTCTTTGACTTACCTGATGGAAATTTGTATGCTGTGATGGACTGCTTTTGTGAGAAGACTTGGAGCCACACTCCTCAATTTCAGATTGGGTATTGCCAACAAAGCCCAAATAAAGTCCAATGGGCCGAAGAACAGTTGGGCCCAAGGCCTTCTCTATATTTCAATGCAGGCATGTTTGTATTTGAGCCCAAAATGTCCATTTATCATGATCTTCTCAACAACCTCAAACTCACCCAACCCACCCCTTTTGCTGAACAG GACTTTTTGAACATGTACTTCAAGGACATCTACAAGCCCATCCCACCAATTTACAACCTCGTCTTAGCGATGTTATGGCGTCACCCTGAAAACATCGAGCTTAACAAGGCAAAAGTCGTACACTATTGTGCTGCA GGATCAAAACCATGGAGGTATACAGGAATGGAAGCAAACATGGAGAGAGAAGACATTAAAATACTAGTTAAAAAATGGTGGGAGATTTATGATGATGAATCTCTTGATTATAAGCCAGAGGAAGCAAGGCTACAACTTTTGAAGGCAGCATTATCTGAATTTAGCAATGATTATTATATGTTAGCACCATCTGCTGcttaa
- the LOC110792933 gene encoding Golgi apparatus membrane protein-like protein ECHIDNA, whose product MDPVQAPTENYANPRTCFFHVFFKGAALAFYILSALFFDNFVIIFVVTVLLAALDFWVVKNVSGRILVGLRWWNEINDLGESIWKFESLDPESLARMNKKDSWLFWWSLYLTAALWIILGIFSLIRFQADYLLVVAVCLSLSIANIVGFTKCRKDAKKQFQQFATQTLTSQFTSTLQSAFSVV is encoded by the exons ATGGATCCAGTTCAA GCTCCTACCGAAAACTATGCAAACCCAAGGACATGTTTCTTCCATGTTTTTTTCAAG GGTGCAGCTTTGGCGTTTTACATTCTCTCTGCACTTTTCTTTGACAACTTTGTGATTATCTTTGTGGTTACTGTTCTCCTTGCTGCTCTTGACTTTTGGGTTGTCAAGAATGTAAGTGGTCGCATTTTGGTTGGTTTGAGGTGGTGGAATGAAATTAATGATTTGGGTGAAAGTATATGGAAGTTTGAGTCTCTTGATCCAGAG TCATTGGCTCGCATGAACAAGAAGGACTCGTGGCTGTTTTGGTGGAGCCTTTATCTTACA GCTGCTTTGTGGATCATTCTCGGAATATTTTCTCTGATACGGTTTCAAGCTGATTATCTCCTTGTTGTAGCAGTGTGTTTGTCCCTCAGCATTGCAAACATTGTTGGCTTTACTAAATGCCGCAAAG ATGCTAAGAAGCAATTCCAACAGTTTGCCACACAGACACTAACATCTCAGTTTACTTCCACTTTACAATCAGCCTTCAGTGTTGTTTAA
- the LOC110792921 gene encoding galactinol synthase 2-like: MAPPSFETATTKPTLTPLGKHMGRAYVTFLAGNGDYVKGVVGLAKGLRKAQSAYPLVVAVLPDVPEEHRRILVSQGCIVREIEPVYPPENQTQFAMAYYIINYSKLRIWEFVEYTKMIYLDGDIQVYDNIDHLFDLPNGYFYAVMDCFCEKTWSHTPQYKIGYCQQSPNRVCWAEKELGPKPALYFNAGMFVFEPSISTYHDLLKTVRLTSPTPFAEQDFLNMYFKDIYKPIPLNYNLVLAMLWRHPENVNLKEVKVVHYCANGSKPWRYTGKEENMDRKDIKMLVKKWFDIYDDESLDYKSEVENREKFSSYKAAVTEAGVVRYVTAPSTA, translated from the exons atggcaccACCAAGCTTTGAAACCGCGACCACGAAGCCAACTTTGACACCATTAGGAAAGCATATGGGTCGGGCCTATGTAACCTTTTTGGCGGGCAATGGAGACTACGTAAAGGGCGTTGTTGGGCTTGCTAAGGGTTTAAGGAAGGCCCAATCAGCTTACCCGTTGGTGGTTGCGGTGCTACCCGACGTGCCCGAGGAGCACCGAAGGATATTGGTTTCTCAAGGGTGTATCGTTCGAGAGATTGAACCCGTTTACCCGCCTGAAAATCAGACTCAGTTTGCTATGGCTTATTATATCATTAATTACTCTAAGCTTCGCATTTGGGAG tTTGTGGAGTACACTAAGATGATATACTTAGACGGGGATATTCAAGTGTACGATAACATAGACCACTTGTTCGACCTCCCCAACGGCTATTTCTACGCTGTTATGGACTGCTTTTGCGAAAAGACATGGAGTCATACTCCTCAATACAAGATTGGATATTGTCAACAAAGCCCAAATAGAGTCTGTTGGGCCGAAAAGGAATTGGGCCCAAAGCCTGCACTTTACTTTAATGCTGGTATGTTCGTTTTTGAGCCCAGTATCTCTACTTACCATGATCTCCTCAAGACTGTCCGACTCACCTCTCCTACTCCTTTTGCTGAGCAG GATTTCTTGAACATGTACTTCAAGGATATCTACAAGCCCATCCCACTAAATTACAACCTAGTGTTGGCCATGTTATGGCGCCATCCAGAGAACGTTAACCTTAAAGAAGTGAAAGTTGTTCACTATTGTGCAAAT GGTTCAAAGCCTTGGAGGTATACAGGAAAAGAAGAGAACATGGATAGAAAAGACATAAAAATGCTAGTGAAGAAGTGGTTTGACATATACGACGACGAATCACTTGATTACAAGTCGGAAGTTGAGAATCGGGAGAAGTTCTCGTCTTATAAGGCGGCAGTCACGGAGGCTGGTGTTGTTCGTTATGTTACCGCCCCGTCTACTGCTTAG